In one uncultured Methanoregula sp. genomic region, the following are encoded:
- a CDS encoding thiamine pyrophosphate-dependent enzyme: protein MNPRSLVTDAQNTWCPGCGNFTIQHTLKNILAGMENEGKSLDNVVLVSGIGCHAKIADYLNINSVYTLHGRTLPVATGIRLANPDLTVICCCGDGDCYAEGLDHLIFAAKRNIDVTVIVHNNRVYGLTTGQYTPTSPLGFRGKSTPAGTAEYPFNPLELMLAAGATYIARGYTRKQDQLKNLIGQGISHHGFSFIDVLQICATFFPVADYYGSRVYDLSGHDTGDFEAACHVAREWDYNADARIALGLLYQRQAPVFEEKMLPLPVTPVERQDAITALLKSRT from the coding sequence ATGAATCCCCGGTCCCTTGTCACCGATGCACAGAACACCTGGTGCCCCGGGTGCGGCAACTTCACGATCCAGCATACGCTCAAGAACATCCTTGCCGGCATGGAAAACGAGGGAAAATCCCTTGACAATGTCGTGCTCGTATCGGGTATCGGCTGCCATGCCAAGATAGCGGATTACCTCAACATCAACAGTGTCTACACCCTTCACGGCCGCACCCTTCCGGTTGCGACCGGTATCAGGCTCGCGAATCCGGATCTTACCGTCATATGCTGCTGCGGTGACGGGGACTGTTATGCCGAAGGGCTGGATCATCTTATCTTTGCAGCAAAGCGCAATATCGATGTCACCGTGATCGTTCACAACAACCGGGTATATGGTCTCACCACCGGGCAGTACACCCCCACATCCCCGCTGGGGTTCAGGGGTAAGTCCACCCCGGCAGGTACCGCGGAATACCCGTTCAACCCCCTTGAGCTGATGCTTGCAGCCGGGGCAACGTATATTGCGCGGGGATATACCCGGAAGCAGGATCAACTTAAAAATCTCATCGGGCAGGGCATCTCCCATCACGGTTTCTCTTTTATTGATGTGCTCCAGATCTGTGCCACCTTCTTCCCGGTTGCAGATTATTATGGTTCACGGGTATACGATCTTTCAGGCCATGACACCGGGGATTTCGAGGCCGCCTGCCACGTGGCGCGGGAGTGGGATTACAATGCCGATGCACGGATAGCTCTTGGCCTTCTCTACCAGCGGCAGGCGCCCGTATTTGAAGAAAAGATGCTGCCACTCCCTGTCACACCCGTCGAGAGGCAGGATGCCATTACTGCCCTGCTCAAGTCAAGAACCTGA
- a CDS encoding DUF2179 domain-containing protein, producing the protein MLESVITPGIFAFVIVPLMIFCARVCDMSLDTIRVIFVSKGIKYLPPVIGFFEVIIWLVAIGQVMNNLTNVVCYIAYGAGFATGTFVGMAIEEKLSLGLTSVRIITKDDPADLMQYLRQHNYGVTSIDAEGGTGKVKMVFTIIKRQDLSHVVGIIKQFHPNAFYSIEEVKSVAEGVFPERHSHFLYRWLDSLTFNAKGK; encoded by the coding sequence ATGCTGGAATCCGTCATTACCCCCGGTATTTTTGCCTTTGTGATAGTCCCGCTGATGATATTCTGCGCCCGTGTCTGTGACATGAGCCTGGATACGATCCGGGTGATCTTCGTATCAAAGGGGATCAAGTATCTCCCCCCGGTCATCGGCTTCTTTGAGGTTATCATCTGGCTCGTTGCCATAGGGCAGGTCATGAACAACCTGACCAACGTGGTCTGTTATATCGCCTATGGTGCAGGCTTTGCCACCGGTACGTTCGTTGGCATGGCGATCGAGGAGAAGCTCTCGCTTGGCCTCACAAGTGTTCGCATCATCACAAAGGATGATCCGGCTGACCTGATGCAATACCTCCGGCAGCACAATTACGGGGTTACGAGCATCGATGCCGAAGGAGGAACCGGCAAGGTGAAGATGGTCTTCACCATCATCAAGCGCCAGGACCTTAGTCATGTCGTGGGCATCATCAAACAGTTCCACCCGAATGCCTTCTATTCTATTGAGGAAGTCAAGTCGGTTGCAGAAGGGGTGTTTCCCGAGCGGCACTCGCATTTCCTGTACCGCTGGCTGGATTCGCTGACCTTCAATGCCAAGGGAAAGTGA
- a CDS encoding DUF1890 domain-containing protein — MVSEKTPADPETALLVLGCPQVPVQTSIALYLINRLNQAGLVPVAAGNKAANTLLVVADPDRHYLKEVMDLDRAVAQISDKKRDFDRCFVFIHNDAGVSYAATMSAISKAKLYVIIYGEHYDEQVKKIEFPCTVIAAKAVHNPLPLKKAIDEVKPWAA, encoded by the coding sequence ATGGTGAGTGAAAAAACCCCGGCTGATCCAGAAACAGCACTCCTCGTGCTCGGTTGCCCGCAGGTACCGGTGCAGACCAGTATCGCGCTGTACCTGATAAACCGCTTGAACCAGGCAGGACTCGTCCCGGTTGCAGCAGGGAACAAGGCTGCCAATACGCTGCTCGTTGTGGCAGACCCGGACCGGCACTACCTGAAGGAAGTCATGGATCTGGACCGGGCCGTGGCGCAGATATCTGACAAGAAACGCGATTTCGACCGCTGTTTTGTCTTTATCCATAACGATGCCGGTGTCAGCTATGCGGCAACGATGAGCGCGATCTCGAAGGCAAAACTCTATGTCATCATCTATGGTGAACATTACGATGAGCAGGTTAAGAAGATCGAGTTTCCCTGCACGGTCATTGCGGCAAAAGCGGTGCACAACCCCCTGCCCTTAAAAAAAGCAATTGACGAGGTGAAACCATGGGCTGCGTAG
- a CDS encoding IPT/TIG domain-containing protein — MAGTFWFGVALISLLLAGVFFAGCSEQEPATVATPVPTTAPLAKYSSGDIISRSALATGTEYYLILGYDPTADQYERAWIYKNADGTFGYRSDSRTDKALRTTVEKVYPVKISHVAVSSVPVVTPTIVAAVTTTPGVAPSILKISPNTASKDSIVSVTITGYNFQNGATVMLLQPGYTPVKATAVSVASETSIDCTFNLAGLDKGAMNLIVTNPDGRSHTMINAFTLGIAGPIISSVYPGSLKAGETRQLTIYGQNFRDLFKVTLTQGSAVLDCINPVFQDTTKLYCDLAVPATAKTGSWNLVVINVADQQTGQYFRPFTITNST, encoded by the coding sequence ATGGCTGGAACATTCTGGTTCGGTGTTGCCCTGATCAGTCTCCTCCTTGCAGGTGTCTTTTTCGCCGGGTGTTCCGAGCAGGAACCGGCGACTGTTGCAACTCCCGTCCCGACAACGGCCCCTCTGGCGAAGTATTCTTCTGGGGATATCATCTCACGGTCCGCACTGGCAACCGGAACTGAATATTATCTCATCCTTGGCTATGACCCGACTGCCGATCAGTACGAACGTGCATGGATTTATAAAAATGCAGACGGGACTTTTGGGTACCGCTCGGACAGCAGGACGGATAAGGCCCTCCGGACAACGGTGGAAAAAGTATACCCGGTGAAAATATCCCACGTGGCTGTATCATCTGTTCCTGTTGTCACGCCCACTATTGTGGCAGCAGTGACAACGACTCCGGGAGTTGCGCCGTCTATCCTGAAAATTTCCCCCAATACCGCATCGAAAGATTCGATAGTCAGTGTCACGATTACCGGCTACAACTTCCAGAACGGTGCAACGGTAATGCTCCTCCAGCCGGGATATACACCTGTTAAGGCAACGGCAGTATCCGTTGCTTCTGAAACGAGCATAGACTGCACGTTCAATCTTGCAGGCCTTGACAAAGGTGCAATGAACCTGATCGTGACAAACCCCGATGGCAGATCCCATACCATGATAAATGCTTTCACCCTCGGGATAGCAGGACCGATCATCAGCAGCGTATACCCCGGCAGCTTGAAGGCCGGTGAGACCCGCCAGCTCACGATTTACGGGCAGAATTTCCGGGATCTTTTCAAGGTGACCCTCACGCAGGGATCGGCAGTTCTTGATTGCATAAATCCGGTATTTCAGGATACAACGAAACTCTATTGCGATCTTGCGGTTCCTGCAACCGCAAAGACCGGTTCCTGGAACCTGGTGGTTATTAATGTGGCCGACCAGCAGACCGGCCAGTATTTCAGGCCCTTTACCATCACCAACTCTACCTGA
- a CDS encoding response regulator — MTSKGKILLMDDEQIILDVTQEVLKFLGYDVMFSQDGETAYNLYVQEKNAGSPFDIVILDLSVPEGIGGKDAIVKLKAFDPQVKAIVSSGYSNDPVVQDFTQYGFSGKLSKPYKINDMKLILEQLMAR, encoded by the coding sequence ATGACAAGTAAAGGAAAAATCCTCCTGATGGACGATGAGCAGATCATCCTTGATGTAACCCAGGAAGTGCTCAAGTTTCTCGGGTACGATGTGATGTTCTCACAGGACGGGGAGACGGCGTATAACCTGTATGTTCAGGAGAAAAATGCCGGTTCCCCGTTTGATATTGTTATTCTCGATCTCTCTGTGCCGGAGGGGATCGGTGGAAAAGATGCAATAGTAAAACTCAAAGCTTTTGATCCCCAGGTGAAAGCCATTGTCTCGAGTGGTTATTCAAACGATCCTGTTGTGCAGGATTTTACCCAGTACGGGTTCTCAGGCAAGCTCTCAAAACCCTACAAGATCAATGACATGAAACTAATTCTTGAGCAGCTGATGGCCCGGTAA
- a CDS encoding HEAT repeat domain-containing protein produces the protein MDTNGLKTDKTAYFAQTTSGMDMDGLIRAIRHKNLGIRWRAALALGDIGEPAVKPLIRALKENDHDIRWLAALALGRIGDAAIPHLILALAEQDHDIRWHATRVLAGIGEPAIQPLIASLREEDGDVQWRSAFALSLIGEPAVEPLILTLKDKLWWVRVRAIWALGEIGDRRAVEPLIQSVNDLDWYVRWTAADALGKIGDQRAVACLGKALKEPDSFVQVPATWALGKLGSSAPVETLIQSLDNSDWYVRWGAADALGNIGDIRALESLQKLKNDKDEYVRRAAEEAGAKIQKKAKTQPPDIPPDQ, from the coding sequence GTGGACACGAATGGTCTAAAAACAGATAAGACGGCGTATTTTGCCCAGACAACAAGCGGTATGGACATGGATGGCCTCATCAGGGCAATCCGCCACAAGAATCTTGGGATCCGCTGGAGGGCAGCTCTTGCCCTTGGGGATATTGGCGAGCCGGCAGTCAAGCCCCTGATCCGTGCGCTCAAAGAGAATGACCACGACATACGCTGGCTTGCAGCACTTGCCCTTGGGAGAATCGGAGATGCAGCGATCCCCCATCTCATCCTGGCACTCGCCGAGCAGGATCACGATATACGCTGGCATGCGACGCGGGTTCTTGCCGGGATAGGGGAACCGGCGATCCAGCCACTCATCGCCTCGCTTCGCGAAGAGGACGGCGACGTCCAGTGGAGGAGTGCCTTTGCCCTCTCCCTCATAGGGGAGCCGGCCGTAGAACCGCTGATCCTCACCCTCAAGGACAAACTCTGGTGGGTGAGGGTAAGGGCAATCTGGGCACTTGGAGAGATCGGTGACCGGCGTGCCGTTGAACCGCTGATCCAGTCCGTCAATGATCTGGACTGGTATGTCCGCTGGACTGCTGCAGATGCCCTTGGCAAGATTGGCGACCAGCGGGCGGTTGCCTGCCTGGGGAAAGCATTGAAGGAACCTGACTCTTTTGTACAGGTCCCGGCGACATGGGCTCTTGGCAAACTGGGAAGCAGCGCCCCGGTTGAGACGCTTATCCAGTCCCTTGATAATTCTGACTGGTATGTCCGCTGGGGGGCAGCTGACGCTCTTGGGAACATTGGTGACATAAGGGCACTGGAATCCCTGCAGAAACTAAAAAACGACAAGGATGAATATGTCCGGCGGGCGGCAGAAGAGGCGGGCGCGAAGATCCAAAAAAAAGCAAAGACGCAGCCGCCGGATATTCCACCGGACCAGTGA
- a CDS encoding DUF1894 domain-containing protein has product MGCVESMNYEIVLRDATFKESRDYIKTHFKEFIDVQPGFKIFDVHVIGLPPIAIGLEGDFVVFPYTKPCHGTFLLRVEDGAEAARLRSLKK; this is encoded by the coding sequence ATGGGCTGCGTAGAGTCAATGAATTACGAGATCGTTCTCCGGGATGCCACGTTCAAGGAATCCCGGGATTATATCAAGACCCATTTCAAAGAATTTATCGATGTCCAGCCCGGGTTCAAGATATTCGATGTCCATGTTATCGGGCTCCCCCCGATTGCTATCGGGCTTGAAGGCGACTTTGTCGTTTTCCCCTACACCAAACCCTGTCACGGGACATTCCTTCTCCGGGTTGAGGACGGGGCAGAAGCGGCCCGGTTGCGCTCACTTAAAAAGTAA
- a CDS encoding AAA family ATPase — protein MPIHHIHVENFKSFSEIDIDLSGFNVVIGSNAAGKSNFISVFKFLRDIARYGIANAIAMQGGAEYLRNAKIGYEKDLVIRVDYTPDQKLEIVERPGHEPSLLGLRSCASFYEFSLRFQESGDNFTITKDRLVIGCEVSACERDGNALRETSPFGNGELVVSSENGEVRYTSRIPEGCCLTENEIVPAMFRGKHLPEKTLLLETIYGYPLPHVEKFFDRIAVYDIDPKLPKRGVAITGKRELDEDAGNLALVIRNIIEDPEKKRKLSNLLRDVLPFVEDFSVRKFMDVSLILTLRERYTKSKDLPAASLSDGTIAIFAMIIALYFEDKPFIIIEEPVSHIHPFLVARLMTMMKEASEKKQVMITTHSTEVVKHAVISDILLISRDNMGFSVISRPGDKEEVKTFLENEIGIEELYVQNLLGL, from the coding sequence ATGCCTATACACCATATTCATGTGGAAAATTTCAAGAGTTTTTCCGAGATTGACATCGACCTGTCCGGGTTCAATGTCGTGATTGGTTCCAATGCTGCGGGAAAATCCAATTTCATCTCGGTCTTTAAATTTTTACGCGATATTGCCCGGTACGGTATTGCCAATGCCATCGCCATGCAGGGAGGAGCGGAATACCTCAGGAACGCAAAGATAGGATATGAAAAAGATCTTGTCATCCGGGTGGATTACACTCCTGACCAGAAGCTCGAGATTGTGGAACGGCCGGGTCACGAACCGTCACTGCTTGGCCTGAGGTCCTGTGCCTCATTCTACGAGTTCTCCCTGCGGTTTCAGGAATCCGGGGATAACTTCACTATCACAAAGGACCGGCTCGTGATCGGTTGTGAAGTGTCAGCCTGCGAACGTGACGGAAACGCTCTCCGGGAAACATCTCCGTTCGGAAACGGTGAACTGGTAGTATCCAGTGAGAACGGCGAAGTCCGATACACTTCCCGTATCCCGGAGGGTTGTTGCCTGACCGAAAACGAGATTGTGCCGGCCATGTTCCGGGGCAAGCACCTCCCGGAAAAGACCCTGCTCCTTGAGACCATCTACGGCTATCCTCTCCCCCACGTAGAGAAATTTTTTGACAGGATTGCGGTCTACGATATCGACCCGAAACTTCCGAAACGCGGGGTTGCCATCACCGGGAAACGCGAGCTCGATGAAGACGCAGGCAACCTTGCGCTCGTTATCCGGAATATCATCGAGGATCCTGAGAAGAAGCGGAAATTGTCCAACCTGCTCCGCGACGTGTTGCCGTTTGTCGAAGATTTCTCGGTCCGGAAGTTCATGGACGTCTCACTTATTCTCACCCTCCGCGAGCGGTACACAAAATCAAAGGATCTCCCTGCTGCATCCCTGTCTGACGGGACCATCGCGATTTTTGCCATGATAATTGCCCTTTATTTCGAAGACAAGCCTTTCATCATCATCGAGGAACCGGTCAGCCACATCCACCCGTTCCTTGTAGCAAGGCTGATGACCATGATGAAGGAAGCTTCTGAGAAGAAACAGGTCATGATAACAACGCACAGTACGGAGGTTGTCAAGCATGCTGTCATCTCTGACATACTCCTTATCTCGCGGGATAATATGGGCTTCTCGGTAATCTCCCGCCCGGGGGATAAGGAAGAGGTGAAGACCTTCCTTGAGAATGAGATCGGGATCGAAGAGCTGTATGTCCAGAACCTGCTGGGACTCTGA
- a CDS encoding rubredoxin, whose protein sequence is MMERYVCQICGHKYDPEKGEPLQNLAPGIDFTALPDTWQCPVCGAEKTLFAKE, encoded by the coding sequence ATGATGGAAAGATACGTCTGCCAAATCTGCGGCCACAAATATGATCCCGAAAAGGGAGAACCCCTCCAGAATCTTGCACCTGGCATAGACTTTACCGCCCTTCCCGACACCTGGCAATGCCCGGTCTGCGGGGCGGAGAAAACCCTGTTTGCAAAGGAGTAA
- a CDS encoding TspO/MBR family protein: protein MKTPEKSSLSIALLLVASVGICLFAGVIGSVFSTTGIPAWYAGLIKPAFTPPAWIFAPVWTFLYILMGISLFLILRSGGKKQDVRVSLSLFAIQLVLNVMWSVIFFGLHSIFFGLVCLILLFVILLCTTLWTFRVSRNASLLLIPYLLWLCIAAYLNTAIFILNPV, encoded by the coding sequence ATGAAAACTCCTGAGAAGAGCTCCCTTTCCATTGCACTCCTGCTGGTAGCCTCTGTTGGGATCTGCCTGTTTGCAGGAGTTATCGGCTCGGTTTTTTCCACAACGGGGATTCCTGCCTGGTATGCCGGTCTCATCAAGCCTGCCTTCACGCCACCGGCCTGGATATTCGCGCCGGTCTGGACGTTCCTCTATATCCTGATGGGGATCTCACTCTTCCTCATCCTGCGGTCGGGCGGGAAAAAACAGGATGTCCGTGTCTCGCTCTCCCTGTTCGCCATCCAGCTGGTTCTTAACGTGATGTGGTCAGTTATCTTCTTTGGCCTCCACTCCATCTTCTTCGGGCTTGTCTGCCTCATCCTGCTCTTTGTGATCCTGCTCTGTACCACCCTCTGGACATTCCGGGTCTCCCGGAATGCGAGCCTCCTGCTCATCCCATACCTCCTCTGGCTCTGCATTGCAGCATATCTTAATACTGCCATCTTCATCCTGAATCCCGTATGA
- a CDS encoding LL-diaminopimelate aminotransferase, whose translation MYASRMSNLPPYLFARIDEMKAEQRKLGVDLIDLGVGDPDLATPPHIVEALCTAAKDSKNHHYPDYAGMPAYRGAVAGWYKKRFGVTLDAGKEVLALMGSKDGIAHIAEAFVNPGDYVLAPSPGYPVYRTGTLFAEGRVHEMPLLRENNFVPVLADIPKKVAKAAKILYINYPNNPTAAVAPSGFYREVVDFASEHDIVVVSDNAYSEISYDGYRAPSFLETKGAMEVGIEMHSLSKTYNMTGWRIGMAVGNADVIAGLGRVKTNVDSGVFDAVQHAAITALSGPQDCIKDACRIYQERRDVLVKGLNGLGFDVPLPRATFYVWMPVRDCMSFAGRLLTEAGIVATPGVGFGASGEGYVRFAITRPVARINEAIERMRRMNL comes from the coding sequence ATGTATGCATCACGCATGAGCAATCTCCCGCCGTATCTTTTTGCACGGATCGACGAGATGAAAGCCGAACAACGGAAATTGGGCGTTGACCTCATCGACCTCGGCGTAGGGGACCCGGACCTTGCAACACCACCCCACATCGTAGAAGCCCTCTGCACGGCTGCGAAGGACTCAAAAAACCACCATTATCCTGACTATGCCGGCATGCCGGCATACCGGGGCGCAGTTGCCGGTTGGTACAAGAAGCGGTTCGGCGTTACGCTCGATGCGGGAAAGGAAGTACTTGCCCTGATGGGATCAAAGGACGGCATTGCTCATATCGCTGAGGCATTCGTAAACCCGGGCGATTATGTCCTCGCCCCGAGCCCCGGCTATCCCGTGTACCGGACCGGAACCCTCTTTGCCGAAGGCAGAGTTCACGAGATGCCGCTGTTACGGGAGAATAATTTTGTTCCCGTGCTTGCTGATATCCCGAAGAAGGTTGCAAAAGCCGCAAAGATCCTCTACATCAACTACCCGAACAACCCGACCGCTGCCGTAGCGCCATCAGGATTTTACAGGGAAGTCGTCGACTTCGCCTCCGAGCACGATATCGTCGTGGTCTCAGACAATGCCTACTCCGAGATATCGTATGACGGGTACCGCGCCCCATCGTTCCTTGAAACGAAAGGCGCAATGGAAGTGGGTATCGAGATGCACTCGCTCTCCAAGACCTACAACATGACCGGATGGAGAATCGGTATGGCCGTGGGAAACGCAGACGTTATCGCCGGGCTCGGCCGGGTCAAGACCAACGTGGACTCGGGAGTCTTCGACGCGGTGCAGCACGCGGCCATCACGGCACTGAGCGGGCCGCAGGACTGCATAAAGGATGCCTGCAGAATCTACCAGGAGCGCCGCGACGTCCTCGTCAAAGGCCTGAATGGACTCGGGTTCGATGTACCGCTCCCCAGGGCAACGTTCTATGTCTGGATGCCTGTCAGGGACTGCATGTCCTTTGCCGGGAGACTGCTCACGGAGGCCGGTATTGTTGCAACCCCGGGTGTCGGCTTCGGCGCAAGTGGCGAGGGCTACGTGCGGTTTGCGATCACGCGACCGGTTGCCCGTATTAACGAGGCGATCGAACGGATGCGGAGGATGAACCTGTGA
- the fdhD gene encoding formate dehydrogenase accessory sulfurtransferase FdhD, whose product MISTHHSIRVTAGDARETDDAIVIENRFELLLNDLPVTEMVASRDQLRELGAGYLVSEGIVRCVDKVTVDGNRILAYSDTGCDLKWTKREVGSSGGLSFLSDLPRVSSDIALTPEEVSAVTREIETELWRKTGGVHCSVLFRDRKLLAKSSDVGRHNTVDKLVGYAVLNGIDLSRCVLGCTGRQPAGMVRKSARAGIPVIISRAASTDKGIATAEAAGITLVGFSRGDRFTVYTHPERINGIMPPGH is encoded by the coding sequence ATGATCTCCACACATCACAGCATCCGGGTCACTGCGGGAGATGCCCGGGAAACGGACGATGCCATTGTCATCGAGAACCGGTTCGAACTCCTGCTCAACGATCTGCCGGTAACCGAGATGGTGGCAAGTCGCGACCAGCTGCGGGAACTTGGTGCAGGGTATCTTGTGAGTGAAGGCATTGTCCGCTGCGTGGATAAGGTAACAGTCGACGGGAATCGCATCCTTGCCTACTCCGACACAGGCTGCGACCTGAAGTGGACGAAACGCGAAGTGGGATCTTCGGGCGGGCTCAGTTTCCTCTCGGACCTGCCCCGGGTATCCTCGGATATCGCCCTCACTCCGGAGGAGGTGAGCGCCGTGACCCGCGAAATCGAGACCGAGCTCTGGAGAAAGACCGGCGGGGTGCACTGTTCAGTCCTGTTCCGTGACAGAAAACTCCTTGCAAAGAGCAGCGACGTGGGCCGGCACAATACGGTTGACAAACTGGTCGGGTATGCGGTACTCAACGGGATCGACCTCTCCCGCTGCGTTCTCGGTTGCACCGGGAGGCAGCCGGCTGGCATGGTCCGGAAATCGGCCCGGGCCGGCATTCCCGTGATAATCTCCCGGGCTGCGTCAACCGACAAGGGAATAGCCACAGCAGAAGCGGCCGGTATAACTCTTGTCGGTTTCTCCCGCGGGGACCGGTTCACGGTTTATACGCACCCGGAGAGGATCAACGGGATCATGCCTCCGGGGCACTGA
- a CDS encoding 2-oxoacid:acceptor oxidoreductase subunit alpha, with the protein MKEVSVLVGGKAGDGINSAGAMVAQLLNHSGYRIYLYFDYPSLIRGGHNFAIIRGAEQDIGTCRETVDFVLALNQETVERHRSKWHPGTIVLFNSDLVKGPGHGIPIKEILSSENAPDIMGNSALTGAFAKAAGIDWETVNAVFTSHIPKGVELNLKVARRAYDLPGPVSPVGRGSAPAMPLITGNEAIGIGLIKGGLEAYVSYPMTPSSSLLHFLAGQNEAFGIQVIHPENEIAVVLMGLGFACAGKRAAVGTSGGGFCLMTEGLSFAGMAELPLVLVVSQRTGPSTGLPTYTGQSDLRLILHAGQGEFPRLIVAPGDVREAVYWSAVAMNLAWKFQVPAFILTDKTLSEGTYSLDLSGLPDVLLGDIPRWDGSATYHRYADSPSGVSPLAFPGTRDAVIKVNSYAHSELGITTEEGPDVAMMTEKRQRKWQGLADGMDQYPAVNILGASGSPTALLCWGSTKGVCTEVANVLGLRVVQPVVLSPFPVSQIRAALEGTGRIICVEENATGQLDELARQHGIIADMKILKYDGRPFTREELEGKVREALV; encoded by the coding sequence ATGAAGGAAGTTTCAGTTCTTGTCGGGGGAAAAGCGGGGGACGGGATCAACAGCGCAGGGGCAATGGTTGCCCAGCTGCTCAATCACAGCGGGTACCGGATATACCTGTATTTTGATTATCCCTCATTGATCCGGGGAGGTCATAATTTTGCGATCATCCGGGGTGCAGAGCAGGATATCGGTACTTGCAGGGAGACCGTGGATTTCGTTCTTGCCCTCAACCAGGAGACCGTTGAGCGGCACCGGAGCAAGTGGCATCCCGGGACTATAGTCCTCTTTAACTCAGACCTTGTGAAAGGTCCGGGCCATGGTATCCCAATAAAGGAGATCCTCTCTTCGGAGAACGCACCGGATATCATGGGAAACTCCGCTTTAACAGGTGCGTTTGCAAAGGCTGCAGGCATTGACTGGGAGACCGTGAACGCTGTGTTTACGTCCCATATCCCGAAAGGGGTCGAGCTGAACCTGAAAGTGGCGCGGCGGGCATATGATCTGCCCGGACCGGTCTCCCCGGTCGGCCGTGGCTCTGCTCCTGCAATGCCGCTTATCACGGGCAACGAGGCTATCGGTATTGGTTTGATCAAAGGCGGACTTGAGGCATATGTCTCGTACCCCATGACCCCGTCATCGAGTCTTCTCCATTTCCTTGCCGGGCAGAATGAGGCGTTCGGGATACAGGTCATACACCCGGAGAACGAGATTGCTGTCGTACTCATGGGGCTCGGTTTTGCCTGTGCCGGTAAACGTGCTGCTGTAGGTACATCCGGCGGGGGATTCTGCCTGATGACGGAAGGGCTCTCGTTTGCCGGTATGGCGGAACTGCCTCTCGTCCTGGTGGTATCCCAGCGGACCGGTCCATCCACCGGGCTTCCTACGTATACCGGCCAGTCAGACCTGCGGCTGATCCTTCACGCCGGCCAGGGGGAGTTTCCCCGGCTTATTGTTGCGCCGGGAGATGTCCGGGAAGCAGTATACTGGTCAGCAGTTGCCATGAACCTGGCCTGGAAATTCCAGGTTCCTGCATTTATCCTCACGGACAAAACACTTTCCGAAGGAACGTACAGTCTCGACCTGTCCGGGCTTCCTGATGTCCTGCTCGGAGATATTCCCCGCTGGGATGGCAGCGCTACTTATCACCGGTATGCAGATTCACCTTCAGGTGTCTCTCCTCTGGCGTTCCCAGGCACCCGGGATGCGGTGATCAAAGTAAATAGCTATGCTCACTCCGAGTTGGGAATTACCACTGAGGAAGGACCCGATGTTGCAATGATGACTGAGAAACGGCAGCGTAAATGGCAGGGTCTTGCCGACGGGATGGACCAGTACCCTGCAGTGAATATCCTTGGAGCCTCCGGATCACCAACCGCCCTTCTCTGCTGGGGTTCAACAAAGGGAGTCTGCACGGAAGTTGCCAACGTTCTCGGCCTCCGGGTTGTCCAGCCGGTTGTCCTGTCACCGTTCCCGGTGAGCCAGATAAGAGCAGCACTGGAAGGAACGGGCCGGATCATCTGCGTGGAAGAGAATGCAACGGGACAGCTGGATGAACTGGCCCGGCAACATGGTATCATTGCTGATATGAAGATCCTGAAGTATGACGGGCGCCCGTTCACCCGTGAAGAACTGGAAGGGAAGGTCAGGGAGGCGCTCGTATGA
- the cutA gene encoding divalent-cation tolerance protein CutA, with amino-acid sequence MEKRGTGTARDICVLYSTVPPNRSADLAKRLLEKNLVACVNITPVRSLYRWKGEACDEDEHLLIIKTRRELAEQVIRALKDMHPYEVPEIIALPVLAGYAPYLEWVHRETREP; translated from the coding sequence ATGGAAAAGAGAGGAACCGGGACGGCCCGCGATATCTGTGTGCTGTATTCCACCGTCCCCCCCAACCGTTCAGCGGATCTGGCAAAACGTCTTCTTGAGAAGAACCTCGTTGCCTGTGTCAATATCACACCGGTCAGGTCCCTGTACCGCTGGAAGGGCGAAGCGTGCGATGAGGACGAGCATCTCCTGATCATCAAGACCCGGCGGGAGCTTGCGGAACAGGTGATCAGGGCCCTCAAAGATATGCACCCCTATGAAGTGCCGGAGATCATTGCCCTGCCGGTTCTCGCCGGCTACGCACCCTACCTCGAATGGGTCCACCGTGAGACGCGTGAACCATGA